In the Ursus arctos isolate Adak ecotype North America unplaced genomic scaffold, UrsArc2.0 scaffold_19, whole genome shotgun sequence genome, one interval contains:
- the CNFN gene encoding cornifelin isoform X2 → MSYPVTSQPQCASSCYQTQLSDWHTGLTDCCNDMPVCLCGTFAPLCLACRISDDFGECCCAPYLPGGLHSLRTGMRERYHIQGSVGHDWAALTFCLPCALCQMARELKIRE, encoded by the exons ATGTCCTACCCGGTGACCAGTCAGCCCCAGTGCGCCAGCAGCTGCTACCAGACCCAGCTCAGCGACTGGCACACGGGACTCACGGACTGCTGCAACGACATGCCCGTCT GTTTGTGCGGCACTTTCGCCCCCCTGTGCCTCGCCTGCCGCATCTCCGACGACTTCGGGGAGTGCTGCTGCGCGCCCTACCTGCCCGGAGGCCTGCACTCCCTGCGCACCGGCATGCGGGAGCGCTATCACATCCAG GGATCGGTCGGGCACGACTGGGCGGCCCTCACCTTTTGTTTGCCCTGCGCCCTCTGTCAGATGGCGCGGGAATTGAAGATCCGAGAGTAA
- the LIPE gene encoding hormone-sensitive lipase isoform X2: MDLRTMTQSLVTLAEDNMAFFSSQGPGETARRLSGVFAGIREQALGLEPALGRLLSVAHLFDLDAETPANGYRSLVHTARCCLAHLLHKSRYVSSNRRSIFFRTSHNLAELEAYLAALTQLRALAYYAQRLLATNRPGGLFFEGDEGLIAEFLREYVTLHKGCFYGRCLGFQFTPAIRPFLQTISIGLVSFGEHYKRNETGLGVTASSLFTSGRFAIDPELRGAEFERIIQNLDVHFWKAFWNITEIEVLSSLANMTSATVRVSRLLSLPPEAFEMPLTTDPKLTVTISPPLAHSGPGPVLVRLISYDLREGQDSEELSSLVKSEGPRSLDLRPRPQQAPRSQSLVVHIHGGGFVAQTSRSHEPYLKSWAQELGVPILSIDYSLAPEAPFPRALEECFYAYCWAVKHCALLGSTGERICLAGDSAGGNLCFTVSLRAAAYGVRVPDGIMAAYPATMLQSTASPSRLLSLMDPLLPLSVLTKCVSAYAGGETEDHSDSDQKALGMMGLVRRDTALLFRDLRVGASSWLHSFLDLSGHKSHANSVPTAEPMRRSVSEAALAQPEGPLGTDSLKSLTLRDLSLKGSSDTSDTPELSLSAETLGPSTPSEVNFLVGPEDAPEAKARDELSTKDRGCGARAAFPEGFHPRRSSQGATRMPLCSSPIVKNPFMSPLLASDSMLQSLPPVHIVACALDPMLDDSVMFARRLRGLGKPVSLRVVEDLPHGFLSLAALCRETRQATAQCVECIRLILALPAPPAAPRV; encoded by the exons ATGGACCTGCGCACGATGACACAGTCGCTGGTGACCCTGGCGGAAGACAACATGGCCTTCTTCTCGAGCCAGGGCCCCGGGGAGACAGCACGACGGCTGTCGGGCGTCTTTGCGGGGATTCGGGAGCAGGCGCTGGGGCTGGAGCCGGCCCTGGGCCGCCTGCTGAGCGTGGCGCACCTCTTCGACCTGGACGCCGAGACACCGGCCAACGGGTACCGCAGCCTGGTGCATACGGCCCGCTGCTGCCTGGCGCACCTGCTGCACAAATCCCGCTACGTGTCCTCCAACCGCCGGAGCATCTTCTTCCGCACCAGCCACAACCTGGCGGAACTCGAGGCCTACCTGGCCGCCCTCACCCAGCTCCGTGCCCTAGCCTACTATGCCCAGCGCCTGCTGGCCACCAACCGGCCCGGGGGACTCTTCTTCGAGGGTGACGAGGGGCTCATCGCTGAGTTCCTGCGCGAGTACGTCACCCTGCATAAGGGCTGCTTCTACGGCCGCTGTCTGGGCTTCCAG TTCACGCCCGCCATCCGGCCATTCCTGCAGACCATCTCCATCGGGCTCGTGTCCTTCGGGGAGCACTACAAGCGCAATGAAACAGGCCTTG gTGTGACCGCCAGCTCCCTCTTCACCAGCGGCCGCTTCGCCATCGACCCAGAGTTGCGTGGGGCTGAGTTTGAGCGGATCATACAGAACCTAGATGTGCATTTCTGGAAAGCCTTCTGGAATATCACTGAGATTGAGGTGCTATCG TCTCTAGCAAACATGACATCAGCTACCGTGAGGGTAAGCCGCCTGCTCAGTCTGCCACCAGAGGCCTTTGAGATGCCGCTGACTACTGACCCCAAGCTCACGGTCACCATCTCACCCCCCCTGGCCCACTCGGGCCCCGGGCCGGTCCTCGTCAGGCTCATCTCCTATGACCTACGTGAAGGACAG gaCAGTGAGGAGCTCAGCAGCCTGGTGAAGTCCGAGGGGCCCCGGAGCCTGGACCTGCGGCCACGCCCCCAGCAGGCGCCCCGCTCACAGTCCCTGGTGGTGCACATCCATGGCGGTGGCTTCGTGGCCCAGACCTCCAGATCCCATGAGCCCTACCTCAAGAGCTGGGCCCAGGAGCTGGGCGTCCCCATTCTCTCCATCGACTACTCCCTGGCCCCCGAGGCCCCCTTCCCCCGTGCGCTGGAGGAGTGCTTCTATGCTTACTGCTGGGCTGTCAAGCACTGTGCCCTCCTCG GTTCAACAGGGGAACGGATATGCCTCGCAGGGGACAGCGCAGGTGGGAACCTCTGCTTCACCGTGTCCCTCCGGGCAGCAGCCTACGGGGTGCGGGTGCCAGATGGCATCATGGCAGCTTACCCGGCCACGATGCTACAATCTACCGCCTCTCCCTCCCGCCTTCTGAGCCTCATGGACCCCCTGCTGCCCCTCAGCGTGCTCACCAAGTGTGTCAGCGCCTACGCTG GTGGAGAGACAGAGGACCACTCCGACTCGGACCAGAAGGCGCTGGGCATGATGGGGCTGGTGCGGCGGGACACGGCCCTGCTCTTCCGAGACCTCCGCGTGGGCGCCTCCTCGTGGCTCCACTCCTTCCTGGACCTGAGTGGGCACAAGTCCCACGCGAACTCAGTGCCCACGGCAG AGCCAATGCGGCGCAGCGTGTCTGAGGCAGCCCTGGCCCAGCCTGAGGGCCCGCTGGGCACGGACTCCCTCAAGAGCCTGACACtacgtgacctgagcctaaagggCAGCTCTGACACGTCAGACACCCCGGAGCTGTCACTGTCTGCGGAGACACTTGGCCCCTCCACGCCCTCCGAAGTCAACTTCTTAGTTGGCCCAGAGGACGCCCCCGAGGCTAAGGCCCGGGATGAGCTGAGCACCAAGGACCGAGGCTGTGGCGCCCGGGCCGCCTTCCCTGAGGGTTTCCACCCCAGGCGCTCCAGCCAGGGCGCCACCCGGATGCCCCTCTGCTCCTCGCCCATCGTCAAGAACCCCTTCATGTCGCCGCTGCTGGCATCTGACAGCATGCTACAGAGCCTGCCGCCCGTGCACATTGTG GCGTGCGCGCTGGACCCCATGCTGGACGACTCGGTCATGTTCGCGCGGCGGCTGCGCGGCCTGGGCAAGCCCGTGTCGCTGCGCGTGGTGGAGGACCTGCCGCACGGCTTCCTGAGCCTGGCGGCGCTGTGCCGGGAGACGCGGCAGGCCACGGCGCAGTGCGTGGAGTGCATCCGTCTCATCCTCGCGctgcccgccccgcccgccgcgccCCGGGTCTGA
- the CNFN gene encoding cornifelin isoform X1, with protein sequence MQFEMHDNVKGKAMSYPVTSQPQCASSCYQTQLSDWHTGLTDCCNDMPVCLCGTFAPLCLACRISDDFGECCCAPYLPGGLHSLRTGMRERYHIQGSVGHDWAALTFCLPCALCQMARELKIRE encoded by the exons ATGCAGTTTGAGATGCACGACAACGTGAAAGGCAAAG CCATGTCCTACCCGGTGACCAGTCAGCCCCAGTGCGCCAGCAGCTGCTACCAGACCCAGCTCAGCGACTGGCACACGGGACTCACGGACTGCTGCAACGACATGCCCGTCT GTTTGTGCGGCACTTTCGCCCCCCTGTGCCTCGCCTGCCGCATCTCCGACGACTTCGGGGAGTGCTGCTGCGCGCCCTACCTGCCCGGAGGCCTGCACTCCCTGCGCACCGGCATGCGGGAGCGCTATCACATCCAG GGATCGGTCGGGCACGACTGGGCGGCCCTCACCTTTTGTTTGCCCTGCGCCCTCTGTCAGATGGCGCGGGAATTGAAGATCCGAGAGTAA
- the LIPE gene encoding hormone-sensitive lipase isoform X1, which produces MESGWGSGAARADGALASKRAKEGSKSRSRRRWRKSKTKALRLTHSMDLRTMTQSLVTLAEDNMAFFSSQGPGETARRLSGVFAGIREQALGLEPALGRLLSVAHLFDLDAETPANGYRSLVHTARCCLAHLLHKSRYVSSNRRSIFFRTSHNLAELEAYLAALTQLRALAYYAQRLLATNRPGGLFFEGDEGLIAEFLREYVTLHKGCFYGRCLGFQFTPAIRPFLQTISIGLVSFGEHYKRNETGLGVTASSLFTSGRFAIDPELRGAEFERIIQNLDVHFWKAFWNITEIEVLSSLANMTSATVRVSRLLSLPPEAFEMPLTTDPKLTVTISPPLAHSGPGPVLVRLISYDLREGQDSEELSSLVKSEGPRSLDLRPRPQQAPRSQSLVVHIHGGGFVAQTSRSHEPYLKSWAQELGVPILSIDYSLAPEAPFPRALEECFYAYCWAVKHCALLGSTGERICLAGDSAGGNLCFTVSLRAAAYGVRVPDGIMAAYPATMLQSTASPSRLLSLMDPLLPLSVLTKCVSAYAGGETEDHSDSDQKALGMMGLVRRDTALLFRDLRVGASSWLHSFLDLSGHKSHANSVPTAEPMRRSVSEAALAQPEGPLGTDSLKSLTLRDLSLKGSSDTSDTPELSLSAETLGPSTPSEVNFLVGPEDAPEAKARDELSTKDRGCGARAAFPEGFHPRRSSQGATRMPLCSSPIVKNPFMSPLLASDSMLQSLPPVHIVACALDPMLDDSVMFARRLRGLGKPVSLRVVEDLPHGFLSLAALCRETRQATAQCVECIRLILALPAPPAAPRV; this is translated from the exons CCTTGCGGCTCACACACAGCATGGACCTGCGCACGATGACACAGTCGCTGGTGACCCTGGCGGAAGACAACATGGCCTTCTTCTCGAGCCAGGGCCCCGGGGAGACAGCACGACGGCTGTCGGGCGTCTTTGCGGGGATTCGGGAGCAGGCGCTGGGGCTGGAGCCGGCCCTGGGCCGCCTGCTGAGCGTGGCGCACCTCTTCGACCTGGACGCCGAGACACCGGCCAACGGGTACCGCAGCCTGGTGCATACGGCCCGCTGCTGCCTGGCGCACCTGCTGCACAAATCCCGCTACGTGTCCTCCAACCGCCGGAGCATCTTCTTCCGCACCAGCCACAACCTGGCGGAACTCGAGGCCTACCTGGCCGCCCTCACCCAGCTCCGTGCCCTAGCCTACTATGCCCAGCGCCTGCTGGCCACCAACCGGCCCGGGGGACTCTTCTTCGAGGGTGACGAGGGGCTCATCGCTGAGTTCCTGCGCGAGTACGTCACCCTGCATAAGGGCTGCTTCTACGGCCGCTGTCTGGGCTTCCAG TTCACGCCCGCCATCCGGCCATTCCTGCAGACCATCTCCATCGGGCTCGTGTCCTTCGGGGAGCACTACAAGCGCAATGAAACAGGCCTTG gTGTGACCGCCAGCTCCCTCTTCACCAGCGGCCGCTTCGCCATCGACCCAGAGTTGCGTGGGGCTGAGTTTGAGCGGATCATACAGAACCTAGATGTGCATTTCTGGAAAGCCTTCTGGAATATCACTGAGATTGAGGTGCTATCG TCTCTAGCAAACATGACATCAGCTACCGTGAGGGTAAGCCGCCTGCTCAGTCTGCCACCAGAGGCCTTTGAGATGCCGCTGACTACTGACCCCAAGCTCACGGTCACCATCTCACCCCCCCTGGCCCACTCGGGCCCCGGGCCGGTCCTCGTCAGGCTCATCTCCTATGACCTACGTGAAGGACAG gaCAGTGAGGAGCTCAGCAGCCTGGTGAAGTCCGAGGGGCCCCGGAGCCTGGACCTGCGGCCACGCCCCCAGCAGGCGCCCCGCTCACAGTCCCTGGTGGTGCACATCCATGGCGGTGGCTTCGTGGCCCAGACCTCCAGATCCCATGAGCCCTACCTCAAGAGCTGGGCCCAGGAGCTGGGCGTCCCCATTCTCTCCATCGACTACTCCCTGGCCCCCGAGGCCCCCTTCCCCCGTGCGCTGGAGGAGTGCTTCTATGCTTACTGCTGGGCTGTCAAGCACTGTGCCCTCCTCG GTTCAACAGGGGAACGGATATGCCTCGCAGGGGACAGCGCAGGTGGGAACCTCTGCTTCACCGTGTCCCTCCGGGCAGCAGCCTACGGGGTGCGGGTGCCAGATGGCATCATGGCAGCTTACCCGGCCACGATGCTACAATCTACCGCCTCTCCCTCCCGCCTTCTGAGCCTCATGGACCCCCTGCTGCCCCTCAGCGTGCTCACCAAGTGTGTCAGCGCCTACGCTG GTGGAGAGACAGAGGACCACTCCGACTCGGACCAGAAGGCGCTGGGCATGATGGGGCTGGTGCGGCGGGACACGGCCCTGCTCTTCCGAGACCTCCGCGTGGGCGCCTCCTCGTGGCTCCACTCCTTCCTGGACCTGAGTGGGCACAAGTCCCACGCGAACTCAGTGCCCACGGCAG AGCCAATGCGGCGCAGCGTGTCTGAGGCAGCCCTGGCCCAGCCTGAGGGCCCGCTGGGCACGGACTCCCTCAAGAGCCTGACACtacgtgacctgagcctaaagggCAGCTCTGACACGTCAGACACCCCGGAGCTGTCACTGTCTGCGGAGACACTTGGCCCCTCCACGCCCTCCGAAGTCAACTTCTTAGTTGGCCCAGAGGACGCCCCCGAGGCTAAGGCCCGGGATGAGCTGAGCACCAAGGACCGAGGCTGTGGCGCCCGGGCCGCCTTCCCTGAGGGTTTCCACCCCAGGCGCTCCAGCCAGGGCGCCACCCGGATGCCCCTCTGCTCCTCGCCCATCGTCAAGAACCCCTTCATGTCGCCGCTGCTGGCATCTGACAGCATGCTACAGAGCCTGCCGCCCGTGCACATTGTG GCGTGCGCGCTGGACCCCATGCTGGACGACTCGGTCATGTTCGCGCGGCGGCTGCGCGGCCTGGGCAAGCCCGTGTCGCTGCGCGTGGTGGAGGACCTGCCGCACGGCTTCCTGAGCCTGGCGGCGCTGTGCCGGGAGACGCGGCAGGCCACGGCGCAGTGCGTGGAGTGCATCCGTCTCATCCTCGCGctgcccgccccgcccgccgcgccCCGGGTCTGA